One window from the genome of Nitrospirota bacterium encodes:
- a CDS encoding Nramp family divalent metal transporter → MKKYFIKIALFFSVFGPGIITANIDNDASGITTYSVAGARFGYALLWTLLPTTVSLIVVQEMIARMGVVTGKGLSDLIRENFGVKVTFYMMLGLFVANLGTTMANLAGWAASMEILGFSKYAMVPVGSLAIWLLVTKGTYRTVERVLLLACIIYIGYVVSGIMAKPDWSLVFKRLVVPEIKADPEYIMLTIAIIGTTITPWMQFYLQSSIAEKGIKKKDYGASRLDVVLGCSITNIISFFIIVTCATVLFPADIRINEASEAAMALKPFAGRFSSLIFAVSLANASLLGAIIVPLATAYYTCEAMGWEAGVNKTFKEAPQFMWIYTSIIIIASLLVLIPGAPLVTLMVLSSVVNGLILPFVLYYALKLANNKKIMGDYTNSRIFNIIAWATVGVIIFLTICMLLFIFVL, encoded by the coding sequence ATGAAAAAATATTTTATAAAGATAGCCCTTTTTTTCTCTGTGTTTGGTCCGGGGATAATCACGGCCAACATTGACAACGACGCCAGTGGGATTACCACCTACTCTGTAGCCGGTGCAAGGTTTGGCTATGCACTCCTGTGGACACTCCTTCCAACCACTGTCTCGCTGATAGTCGTGCAGGAGATGATCGCCCGTATGGGCGTTGTTACCGGAAAAGGGCTCTCGGACCTTATCAGGGAAAATTTTGGGGTGAAAGTCACCTTTTACATGATGCTGGGGCTCTTCGTTGCAAACCTCGGCACAACTATGGCCAATCTCGCGGGCTGGGCTGCAAGTATGGAGATTCTGGGGTTCAGCAAGTATGCAATGGTACCTGTTGGCTCACTGGCAATATGGCTGCTTGTCACAAAAGGTACATACCGTACGGTTGAGCGGGTTCTTCTCCTGGCATGTATCATTTATATCGGCTATGTGGTATCAGGGATCATGGCAAAACCGGACTGGTCCCTTGTTTTTAAAAGACTGGTAGTACCTGAAATCAAGGCAGACCCCGAGTACATCATGCTGACAATAGCAATAATCGGTACAACCATCACCCCCTGGATGCAGTTCTACCTCCAGTCCTCTATTGCTGAAAAGGGTATTAAGAAGAAGGATTACGGGGCCTCAAGGCTGGATGTGGTGCTGGGGTGCAGTATCACGAACATAATCTCCTTCTTCATAATTGTTACCTGTGCCACCGTCCTGTTTCCGGCAGACATAAGGATAAATGAGGCAAGTGAGGCAGCCATGGCATTAAAGCCTTTTGCGGGCAGGTTTTCATCCCTTATCTTTGCCGTAAGCCTTGCAAATGCCTCATTGCTTGGAGCGATTATCGTCCCGCTGGCAACTGCCTACTATACGTGTGAGGCCATGGGATGGGAGGCCGGGGTCAACAAGACCTTTAAAGAGGCCCCCCAGTTCATGTGGATTTATACCTCGATTATCATAATAGCCTCGCTTCTGGTCCTCATTCCCGGGGCTCCCCTTGTCACGCTTATGGTCCTGTCCTCTGTGGTTAACGGCCTCATCCTTCCCTTTGTCCTCTATTATGCCCTGAAGCTGGCGAACAACAAAAAGATCATGGGTGATTATACCAATTCACGCATCTTCAATATCATCGCCTGGGCCACGGTCGGTGTCATCATCTTTCTCACCATATGTATGTTATTGTTCATTTTTGTGTTATAA
- a CDS encoding CBS domain-containing protein: MPIFGELFLSELLKKPILDLKGDNLGTLRDIIIVKGEPLPVVKSLIVSRKKKKFLVPWETMSIFNKRVMASTLNREDLAQYEPSDEDLLAVRDILDKQIVDATGAKVVRVNDIKLEGFEGKAVLVAVDVGMRGILRRLGIERQGNEFFKLFKIELPHNLISWTYIQPLEPKLKTIALTVPRQMVANLHPADIAEIISSVSREEGTSLFTDLDLKTAAETLSELEPDVQASIITEMEPEKASDIIEEMPPDEAADILGDLPTEKMKALLESIDQEDAEDIQELLEHEENTAGGLMTNEFIAYEPEIKVSEAIERFKRDAAEIETIYYIYVIDPDEKLLGVLSLRELLLADPGKTLSEIMVTNLKTLNPEDDEDIVAAAISKYNLAAIPVVDNDNVLIGIVTMDDIIDRILPPKAKRKRKKV; the protein is encoded by the coding sequence ATGCCCATTTTTGGTGAACTCTTCTTAAGCGAACTCCTTAAAAAACCGATCCTTGATTTAAAGGGAGACAACCTCGGCACCCTGAGGGATATAATAATCGTGAAGGGAGAGCCGCTCCCTGTGGTGAAGTCTTTAATAGTTTCGAGGAAGAAGAAAAAGTTCCTGGTACCATGGGAGACCATGAGTATATTCAACAAAAGGGTAATGGCCTCCACATTAAACAGAGAGGACCTGGCCCAGTATGAACCCTCGGATGAAGACCTGCTTGCCGTCAGGGATATCCTTGACAAACAGATAGTTGATGCCACCGGGGCAAAGGTGGTAAGGGTGAATGACATAAAGCTGGAAGGCTTTGAGGGAAAGGCCGTACTCGTAGCAGTCGACGTCGGAATGAGGGGAATCCTGAGGAGACTGGGCATTGAAAGACAGGGAAATGAGTTTTTCAAACTCTTCAAAATAGAGTTGCCGCATAACCTGATAAGCTGGACCTATATCCAGCCACTTGAGCCAAAACTCAAGACCATTGCTCTGACAGTGCCGAGGCAGATGGTTGCCAACCTGCACCCCGCGGATATTGCCGAAATTATAAGCTCCGTCTCCAGAGAGGAAGGAACGAGCCTCTTTACAGACCTTGACCTCAAAACCGCTGCCGAGACCCTTTCCGAGCTTGAGCCTGATGTGCAGGCGAGCATAATAACAGAGATGGAGCCGGAGAAGGCATCGGATATAATTGAGGAGATGCCCCCGGATGAGGCAGCAGATATCCTCGGAGATCTGCCAACGGAAAAGATGAAGGCCCTCCTTGAAAGTATAGACCAGGAAGATGCAGAGGATATTCAGGAACTCCTGGAACATGAAGAGAATACCGCCGGGGGCTTGATGACCAATGAGTTCATTGCCTATGAGCCGGAGATCAAGGTCTCCGAGGCCATTGAGAGGTTCAAGAGAGACGCTGCCGAAATAGAGACAATCTATTATATTTATGTAATAGACCCTGACGAGAAATTGCTCGGTGTCCTTTCCCTCAGGGAACTCCTCCTTGCAGATCCGGGAAAAACACTTTCGGAGATAATGGTTACAAACCTGAAGACCCTTAACCCCGAGGATGATGAAGATATAGTGGCAGCAGCCATATCAAAGTATAACCTCGCAGCAATACCGGTTGTCGACAATGACAATGTGCTTATAGGTATTGTCACAATGGATGACATTATAGACAGGATCCTGCCGCCAAAGGCAAAGCGAAAGCGTAAAAAGGTCTGA
- a CDS encoding DUF1614 domain-containing protein — translation MIFLPVSLMLFILFLLLIPLLFALAPALAFAKLGLSPVCGYVFFIACLLGSSINIPVHRGEVEDSIPPDDVATLFHTLMGIKVPQTAERVIAVNLGGAILPGLLSLYLLRQVPFTVTFVATAITALVAYMLSKPVRGVGVVMPAFVPPVISASVAILIAGEYAPQVAYISGVMGTLIGADLLRLHQIQRLPSTFLSIGGAGVFDGIYLVGLVSVLLA, via the coding sequence ATGATCTTTCTTCCTGTATCCCTGATGCTGTTTATCCTCTTTCTTTTGCTGATACCCCTCCTCTTTGCCCTTGCCCCGGCTTTGGCCTTTGCCAAGCTCGGGTTGAGTCCGGTCTGCGGGTATGTCTTTTTTATAGCCTGTCTTCTTGGAAGCAGTATAAATATTCCCGTGCACAGGGGAGAAGTCGAAGATTCCATACCCCCTGATGACGTAGCCACCCTGTTTCACACTCTTATGGGCATCAAGGTTCCCCAGACAGCAGAGAGGGTAATCGCAGTAAACCTCGGCGGAGCCATACTTCCCGGCCTTCTGAGCCTTTATCTCCTGAGGCAGGTGCCTTTTACAGTAACCTTTGTGGCCACTGCCATCACGGCGCTGGTTGCCTATATGCTGAGCAAACCTGTGAGGGGTGTGGGTGTGGTTATGCCCGCCTTTGTGCCCCCGGTAATCTCTGCTTCAGTGGCGATTCTGATTGCAGGAGAATATGCTCCCCAGGTGGCGTATATCTCCGGTGTAATGGGTACACTGATAGGTGCCGACCTCTTGAGGCTTCACCAAATACAGAGACTGCCGTCAACTTTTTTAAGTATTGGTGGCGCAGGGGTTTTTGACGGTATATATCTTGTAGGGTTGGTATCCGTGCTTCTTGCCTGA